A window from Photobacterium sp. DA100 encodes these proteins:
- a CDS encoding universal stress protein encodes MSYQHILVAVDLSQSSKDVIDKAVSLAKDAKCKLSFAHVNVDRVALTPKEKQALEQELQTLAEQCGYPITDTLVVIGDLHIKLSGIVKKMDIDLVVCGHHHKLFSRIFSSIPKLANAVEADLLVVYLNQ; translated from the coding sequence ATGAGCTATCAGCATATCTTAGTCGCGGTTGATTTATCTCAATCCAGCAAGGACGTAATTGATAAAGCAGTGTCATTAGCTAAAGATGCGAAGTGCAAACTGTCCTTTGCTCATGTCAATGTTGATAGAGTTGCTTTGACGCCAAAAGAAAAGCAGGCATTGGAGCAAGAATTGCAAACCCTCGCAGAGCAGTGTGGCTATCCAATCACTGACACTTTAGTGGTCATTGGCGACCTCCATATCAAGCTCTCTGGAATCGTGAAAAAAATGGATATTGATTTAGTCGTATGCGGACATCATCATAAATTATTCAGCCGCATTTTTTCTTCCATTCCCAAGTTAGCAAACGCCGTTGAAGCTGACTTATTGGTCGTATACCTCAACCAATAA